A genomic segment from Nicotiana sylvestris chromosome 1, ASM39365v2, whole genome shotgun sequence encodes:
- the LOC104235837 gene encoding putative clathrin assembly protein At1g03050 gives MAPSTLRKAIGAVKDQTSISLAKVGSSASLSDLEVAIVKVTRHEEYPPEERHIREILSLTSYSRAYVGACVSFISRRLGKTKNWVVALKALMLIHRLLSDGDPSYEDEIFFATRRGTRLLNMSDFRDSRSNSWDCSAFVRSYALYLDEHLEFKMQNRRGKRSAFSYNDDEEEARHNAKGVKATPLREMKNDRVFSRIHHLMQLLERFLACRPAGLAKNNRVVIVALYPLVKESFQLYYDLTEIITILFDKFIELSIPDSVKVLEIFFRINKQYEELEQFYDWGKTVGLARTSEYPDIEIIPPKKLERMDDLIREKSFREQNRKAAIRNETTTEHVQETEKQETKTEPEEDINAVKALPAPEVLPKETEEKKEEDDKKDVVTQEVGDLLNLSEDVPTTEEHGDQLALALFDGGQATTNPTTSISPWHAFNDSGDWETALVQSASQLSNQKASFPGGFDTSTLDGMYQQGAVAQAVASSGVVATGSASSVAFGSAGRPAMLALPAPPTANGGASTAAPGTDPFAASLAIAPPAYVQMSEMEKKQRLLVEEQLMWQEYQRNGMQGQVALAKAQPNPYPHNIGGYRQTF, from the exons ATGGCTCCAAGCACGCTTAGAAAGGCAATTGGGGCAGTGAAGGACCAGACGAGCATAAGCTTGGCAAAAGTTGGCAGCAGTGCCTCCTTGTCCGATCTTGAAGTAGCCATTGTGAAGGTGACCCGACACGAAGAGTACCCACCGGAGGAGAGGCATATAAGAGAGATTCTAAGCTTAACTTCTTATTCTCGAGCCTATGTTGGTGCATGTGTTAGCTTCATTTCCAGACGCCTTGGAAAGACCAAGAATTGGGTTGTGGCGCTTAAGGCACTCATGTTGATCCATAGGCTGCTCTCTGATGGCGATCCATCTTACGAGGATGAGATTTTCTTTGCCACAAGGCGAGGAACCAGGCTTCTTAACATGTCTGATTTTCGTGACTCAAGATCTAACTCCTGGGATTGTTCTGCATTTGTACGATCATATGCTTTGTACCTTGATGAACACCTGGAATTTAAGATGCAAAACCGCAGGGGAAAACGCAGTGCATTTTCATACAacgatgatgaagaagaggctcgTCATAATGCCAAGGGGGTAAAAGCCACTCCTTTGAGGGAAATGAAGAATGATCGAGTTTTCTCAAGGATTCATCATCTCATGCAGCTCCTAGAGCGATTCTTAGCTTGCCGACCTGCAG GTTTGGCAAAGAACAACAGAGTCGTGATTGTGGCTCTTTATCCATTAGTGAAGGAAAGTTTCCAGCTTTATTATGATTTAACAGAAATCATAACTATTCTGTTCGATAAGTTCATAGAACTATCAATCCCCGACTCTGTAAAAGTTCTCGAGATTTTCTTCAGAATTAATAAGCAATATGAGGAGCTCGAGCAGTTCTACGATTGGGGTAAAACAGTTGGACTTGCACGCACTTCTGAATATCCAGATATTGAGATCATTCCACCGAAGAAACTTGAGCGCATGGATGACCTTATACGAGAAAAGTCCTTCAGAGAACAGAACAGGAAGGCAGCAATACGCAACGAGACAACTACTGAGCATGTTCAAGAAACTGAAAAGCAGGAAACTAAAACTGAACCCGAAGAGGACATAAATGCAGTTAAGGCATTACCAGCACCAGAGGTATTGCCCAAAGAaacagaagaaaagaaagaggaagaTGACAAGAAAGACGTGGTGACCCAAGAAGTAGGAGATTTGTTGAACTTGAGTGAAGATGTTCCAACTACGGAAGAACATGGAGATCAACTGGCTTTAGCCCTGTTTGATGGTGGCCAAGCAACGACCAATCCTACAACAAGCATTTCACCATGGCATGCATTCAACGATTCAGGAGACTGGGAGACAGCACTGGTTCAGTCCGCAAGCCAATTGTCAAACCAGAAAGCTTCCTTCCCCGGAGGCTTTGACACAtcaacacttgatggcatgtacCAACAAGGAGCAGTGGCACAGGCAGTAGCCAGCTCAGGTGTTGTGGCTACTGGAAGTGCAAGCAGCGTAGCATTTGGCTCAGCAGGACGGCCAGCAATGTTAGCATTGCCTGCACCTCCAACGGCAAATGGTGGAGCTAGTACAGCCGCACCAGGCACAGATCCTTTTGCAGCATCACTGGCAATAGCTCCACCAGCATACGTTCAGATGTCAGAGATGGAGAAGAAACAGAGACTACTAGTGGAAGAGCAGTTAATGTGGCAAGAATATCAGAGAAATGGAATGCAAGGACAGGTAGCATTAGCCAAGGCACAACCAAACCCTTACCCACATAACATTGGTGGTTACAGGCAAACCTTCTAA